Sequence from the Candidatus Delongbacteria bacterium genome:
TAAAACCTTGACGGAATCGCGTTTTCCAGACGAATCTCTCCCGTTGGCCCATTCCGGATTCGCTGCCGGACCGGGTTTCAGCTTTCCCAACAGATCCCACGTGCGCTGGCACAGGAATTGCCAGTCCCGAGAGCCTCCTGCGTGCGGCTTGGTTCTTCCGGACAGAGTGCGGTTCATCCCGGAGCCCATTGGGAGCTCCAGTGGTCCGTTGGCACGAAAGGCCGCGGATTGGAATGGCTTGGCAGCCTAAGAGCCCTTTGTTAAGTTTGCGCGCTTATCAATTGTAAAAGGAAGTCATCATCCATGGCTGAATTTTCTTCTGCCCTCCGATATGGGCGGCTGATCTTTGCGGGAGTGCTCCTGCTTGGAACTCTCGCTACCGCCGAGGAGGCGGCAAACACCAGCGCAACCGCTCCCCAGGAAAAGTCCTTCATGCCCGACATGATGGATGGATTCGCGCACTTCCAGCACTACCAGTTGACGGATCCGGTCACTCATGAGCCACTGATGTCCCGCTACATCGAGATGATCGTGGTCAACGGCGAGATCGATCCTCCCTACACGGACGGGGACGATCGCATTCAGGATCTGTCGCAGGATTTCAACAGCCAGCGCGAACGCGATTACATGAACGAGAACCCCGGCCTGGTTCAGGCACTGGTAACCGTGATCGTGGCCAAGGGTGTTCCCGACGACACCACGGTGCAGTTGTGGGAAAAGGTCATGATGCGCGTCTACAACAACGATGACAAGGACAAGGCGACTCACTACATCGACACCGAACCGTGGGAGAGCCAGCCTGGTTTCTGGACAATCACCCCGAACGAAGCACCTGTCGGGGAATGGAAGAAAATCCACAAGAACTGACACGACCCAGTCGCACCAACTCAATTCGAGGACTGTTATGAAAAAGACTCTGATCGCTTTGGCAGCCATCTCGGCACTGGCCCCCCTGGCCATGGCCGAATACCAGTTCGACATTGCCCTTCAGGACATGATCGACAACATTGACTGCTTCAATCAGGCCAACTGCGTCCCCACCATGGGTCACGCCCTGGTGACGGATCTGGCCACCCAGATCCAGTACAACTTGCCGGTTTCGGGCAGTGGCCCCGATGGTCAGCCCCTGGCCTACCAGTTCGTGATCCAGGGTGACGAAATCTTCCCGGGTATCACTGGACAGGTCGACTATCTGGAAGTGCTCTGGGAAGGCCCCGGTTTCCAGTACACTTACACCGCGTCGTTCGCCCCCATCACCCAGTTCTATTTCACCGGACCGGCGACTCCGCCCGCTTTTACAAATCCGCTGGACCCCGCTGACGGCTGCTACACGCCCGAGCTTGGTCTGCACTGGGATTGGGAACACTTCCCCGATGGCGAAGTCACGCTGACCTCCGACTTCACGGTCGCGAACGGTGACACGCTGTTCATCGACGGTGGCATCACGGTCTACGGTCTGCCCGGTGTGTCCCTGCTGATCGACGGTCGCGTTGCCGGCGACGGCACCAGCGACGCCATGATCGAGTTCACCGGTGAGGACTGGGGTGGCATCACCTTCGGATCCACGGCCCGCGGCACCATCAACTACGCCATGATTCATGACGTGATGGATGAATCCGACGGCGGCGCGATCTACATGACCAGTGGAGCCGATGTGCGTTTTGTGCGCAGCATCATCGCTCACAACGAGACCACCGGCATGGGCGGTGCGGCCTATGTGGAAAGCGGCGCCTTCCTGCGCCTGCGTTCCTGCACCGTGTCCCACAACACGGCCAACAGCGGTGGCAACATCTACGTGGCCGACGGCGGCGTGGTGAGCGGCTTCTACAACCTGGTCACCTTCGGTACCCCCGAGACCATGGTTGCCGAGACCGGTACCCTCTACAGCAACCTGCAGACCTCCTGCCTGTATCCGCTGGCCGATCCCGACCAGAGCACCGGCTGGTACTGCGATCCCGGTTATGTCGATGGCGATGCCGGCAACTTCTATCCTTCCTTCTGGAATGTGGAAGACCCCGAAATGGTGAATTGCATCATCGACGTGGCCATCATCCCCGAGGACCTGGACCCCGATGGCACTCCCTTCGACATGGGTGCCGTGCCCTTCAACCAGTTCGAGATCCTGCACCCCGCGATGATCACCATGGTCGAAGACCGTGCCAACGATCAGGGCGGCAACGTGATGCTGACCTTTGACGCCAGCTCCAACGACGGTTCCTGGATCAACCCGATCACCTTCTATTCCGTGTGGGTCATGTATCCCGGCGCCGATGACTTCGTCTCCACCGGCCAGACCGTGGGTGCCATTGGTGCCGCCAGCTACACCGTGGTGGTTCCCACCATCACCGACAGCATGGCCACCAGCGAGAATCCGGCGGATTACACCCACTACTTCATCGTCAGTGCTCACAATTCCACCAATCCTCTGCTGGTCGCCCTGTCCGAGGAAGGCATGGGCTATTCGATTGACAACATCGCCCCCGGCATGGTCACGGGCTTCGGTTCCGACGACGAGTGGGCCGAGGATGATGCCAACGACAGCTTCACCCTCAACGTGAGCTGGAACCCCAGCACTGCCAATGATTTCGATCACTACGTGCTGTATGCCAGCGAGACCGGCGACATTGAAGATGCCATCGAACTGACCACCACCATGGACACCCAGTTCGATCATGTGCTGAACAACCGCCTGGACAATCTGGACGTGACCTTCACCTACTTCGTTGAAGCCTATGACTATGCTGGCAACGCTGGTGAGATGAATACCCTGACCGCCCCCGCGACCCCGCTGACCGGTGTGGAAGAGGGTCTGCCCTTGAGCTTCTCGCTGGAGCAGAATTACCCGAACCCCTTCAACCCCACCACGACCCTGCGCTACGACTTGGCCAGTGCCGCCAACGTCAGCCTGAATGTCTACAACATGCAGGGACAGCTGGTGCGTCAGCTTGTGAACACCCAGCAGAACGCCGGCCGTTATGAGCTGAGCTTCAGCGCCAACGAGTTGGCCAGTGGTGTGTACATCTACCACCTGAAGGCTGGTGACTTCACCCAGACCCGCAAGATGGTGCTGATGAAGTAACCCACTTCATCAAGACCGACGATTCAAGGGGGGGCATCCGCAAGGGTGCCCCCCTTTTTCGCTCGCATCCGGTGAGGCACAGGGCCCGTAGCCGCCAGATGCTGTGGCTGGATCTCCAGACTCCAATGACAGTTCTGCTGACAACACTGACTCCCCTGGTGAGGTCCTGAACCGGATTCATCGCAATGGTCCGGATCCAAAGCTGACCTGCAGTCTGCTTCGTGCGCCAGGCACCCTGCTCGTTTGGCCGGATTCTTGCTTGGTACAGCAGGTCAGCTGATGGAACACGTGGACTCAATCGACCGAAGGTGACTCATGCGGGCATTCCATTTCCTTGCCACCCTGCTGCTGCTGGCAGCATCCTGTTTCGCCAATCTTCTTCCTCTGGGCACGTGGGGCGGCGAAGGCACACGCACGGCGATTGACGTGCAGGGTGAACACATCCGCAATGCGGGTCGCTGGCTGGAACGCTGGAACATCGGGCTGGAAGACCCGGAACTGAGCGATCGTCTGCTG
This genomic interval carries:
- a CDS encoding T9SS type A sorting domain-containing protein — its product is MKKTLIALAAISALAPLAMAEYQFDIALQDMIDNIDCFNQANCVPTMGHALVTDLATQIQYNLPVSGSGPDGQPLAYQFVIQGDEIFPGITGQVDYLEVLWEGPGFQYTYTASFAPITQFYFTGPATPPAFTNPLDPADGCYTPELGLHWDWEHFPDGEVTLTSDFTVANGDTLFIDGGITVYGLPGVSLLIDGRVAGDGTSDAMIEFTGEDWGGITFGSTARGTINYAMIHDVMDESDGGAIYMTSGADVRFVRSIIAHNETTGMGGAAYVESGAFLRLRSCTVSHNTANSGGNIYVADGGVVSGFYNLVTFGTPETMVAETGTLYSNLQTSCLYPLADPDQSTGWYCDPGYVDGDAGNFYPSFWNVEDPEMVNCIIDVAIIPEDLDPDGTPFDMGAVPFNQFEILHPAMITMVEDRANDQGGNVMLTFDASSNDGSWINPITFYSVWVMYPGADDFVSTGQTVGAIGAASYTVVVPTITDSMATSENPADYTHYFIVSAHNSTNPLLVALSEEGMGYSIDNIAPGMVTGFGSDDEWAEDDANDSFTLNVSWNPSTANDFDHYVLYASETGDIEDAIELTTTMDTQFDHVLNNRLDNLDVTFTYFVEAYDYAGNAGEMNTLTAPATPLTGVEEGLPLSFSLEQNYPNPFNPTTTLRYDLASAANVSLNVYNMQGQLVRQLVNTQQNAGRYELSFSANELASGVYIYHLKAGDFTQTRKMVLMK